In one window of Pyramidobacter porci DNA:
- the dapD gene encoding 2,3,4,5-tetrahydropyridine-2,6-dicarboxylate N-acetyltransferase — MNTEEVIRLIKESKKRTVARVFVAGDLKDVEWGTLHFVGSSSFGTVKGDLPEILKVLEANGDRIDDCEVEICARNSAVPLADLARYEARIEPGAVIRDMVEIGRNAVVMMGAVINIGASVGEGTMIDMNAVLGGRAVVGKNCHIGAGAVIAGVVEPASTQPVVIEDGVLVGANAVVLEGVLVGAGSVVAAGAVVTEDVPSGVVVAGTPARVIKNVDARTAGKTAIVEALREL; from the coding sequence ATGAACACAGAAGAAGTGATCCGCCTCATCAAGGAGTCGAAAAAGCGCACCGTCGCCCGCGTCTTTGTGGCCGGCGATCTCAAAGACGTCGAGTGGGGCACGCTGCATTTCGTCGGCAGTTCCAGCTTCGGCACCGTCAAAGGCGACCTGCCCGAGATCCTCAAGGTGCTTGAAGCCAACGGCGACCGCATCGACGACTGCGAGGTGGAAATCTGCGCGCGCAACAGCGCCGTTCCGCTCGCCGATCTGGCCCGTTACGAGGCCCGCATCGAACCCGGCGCGGTGATCCGCGACATGGTGGAGATCGGCAGAAACGCCGTGGTGATGATGGGCGCGGTGATCAATATCGGCGCGTCGGTCGGCGAAGGCACGATGATCGACATGAACGCCGTGCTCGGCGGGCGCGCGGTCGTCGGCAAAAACTGCCACATCGGCGCGGGCGCGGTGATTGCCGGAGTGGTCGAACCCGCCAGCACCCAGCCCGTCGTCATCGAAGACGGCGTGCTCGTCGGCGCCAACGCCGTCGTGCTCGAAGGCGTGCTCGTCGGCGCGGGATCCGTCGTCGCCGCGGGCGCGGTCGTCACCGAAGACGTCCCTTCCGGCGTAGTCGTGGCCGGAACGCCCGCCCGCGTGATTAAAAACGTGGACGCCCGTACCGCGGGCAAGACCGCCATCGTCGAAGCCCTGAGGGAGCTTTAG
- a CDS encoding 4-hydroxy-tetrahydrodipicolinate reductase, with protein MELSVPYGVIGSTGRMGREIAAAAGGTPCLCVWDEGETCEGSPRVIFDFSSAAVLPRTVELCRRHKSALVMGTTALNDGHMAALRGLAEEVPVVQSFNYSIGIAVMAMILRDYAPLLADWDAEIAEAHHIHKKDAPSGTALMLGRALGRDVPMHSFRLGGLPGDHEALFGNEGETLSVHHRAISRSVFAIGAVRAARFALTKEKGLFTFEDVVRG; from the coding sequence ATGGAACTCTCCGTCCCCTACGGCGTGATCGGCTCCACCGGGCGCATGGGGCGCGAGATCGCGGCCGCCGCCGGCGGAACGCCCTGCCTCTGCGTCTGGGACGAGGGCGAGACCTGCGAGGGCTCGCCGCGCGTCATTTTTGACTTTTCCTCCGCCGCCGTCCTGCCGCGCACCGTCGAGCTGTGCCGCCGCCACAAAAGCGCGCTGGTCATGGGCACCACGGCGCTGAACGATGGGCATATGGCCGCGCTACGCGGCCTAGCCGAGGAAGTTCCGGTCGTGCAGAGCTTCAACTATTCCATCGGCATCGCCGTCATGGCCATGATCCTGCGCGATTACGCGCCGCTGCTGGCCGACTGGGACGCCGAGATCGCCGAAGCGCACCATATCCACAAGAAAGACGCGCCTTCCGGCACGGCGCTGATGCTGGGGCGTGCGCTGGGACGCGACGTGCCCATGCACTCCTTCCGCCTCGGCGGCCTGCCGGGCGATCACGAGGCCCTGTTCGGCAACGAGGGCGAGACGCTCAGCGTCCATCATCGCGCCATTAGCCGCAGCGTCTTCGCCATCGGCGCGGTCAGGGCCGCGCGCTTCGCGCTGACGAAGGAAAAGGGCCTGTTCACATTCGAAGACGTGGTGCGCGGCTGA
- a CDS encoding MATE family efflux transporter has product MERGNNRIVEGVIWKQLLVFFFPIMLGTFFQQLYNTVDAVVVGRYVGKVALAAVGGPTSTVIALLVGFFAGLSTGATVVIAQFYGADDPERTSRAVHTAMALALAAGAAMTALGVALAEWTLAKMQTPPDVMPYAVSYLRIYFAGIVPSLLYNMGSGILRAKGDSKRPFYLLAGGTVVNLAADLLLIVRYDCGVDGVAYATILSQGFCAAGVWWLLARESGPFRLELRKLRCDWLLLQNIIRIGLPTGIQATMYSFSNIIIQAVTNKFGVDVVAAWATLGKIDALYWMVMSAFGMALSTFSGQNFGARQYDRVIRSIRVCSLMAFVATGIIVTAFLSGGEFWFRIFTDDAQVIGQGLMLMRLMVPWYFSYVPVETISGGIRGTGDSLAPTAIMAVGVCAFRLAWMWLVVPSHWDIRVVAWSYPISWAQTAALFALYYFFSGWMKRSIARAGHLHAAV; this is encoded by the coding sequence ATGGAGCGCGGGAACAATCGGATTGTCGAGGGCGTGATCTGGAAGCAGCTGCTGGTCTTCTTCTTCCCGATCATGCTGGGCACGTTTTTTCAGCAGCTGTACAACACGGTCGACGCGGTGGTGGTCGGGCGCTACGTGGGCAAGGTGGCGCTGGCGGCCGTGGGCGGCCCGACGAGCACGGTGATTGCGCTGCTGGTGGGATTTTTCGCCGGGCTGTCGACGGGCGCCACGGTGGTGATCGCGCAGTTTTACGGCGCCGACGACCCGGAGCGCACGTCGCGCGCGGTGCACACGGCGATGGCTCTGGCGCTGGCGGCCGGCGCGGCGATGACGGCGCTGGGCGTGGCGCTGGCGGAATGGACGCTGGCGAAGATGCAGACGCCGCCGGACGTGATGCCGTACGCGGTGTCGTATCTGCGCATTTACTTCGCGGGCATCGTACCCTCGCTGCTGTACAACATGGGCTCGGGGATCCTGCGCGCCAAAGGCGATTCGAAGCGCCCGTTCTATCTGCTGGCGGGCGGCACGGTCGTCAACCTGGCGGCCGATCTGCTGCTGATCGTGCGCTACGACTGCGGCGTGGACGGCGTGGCCTACGCCACGATCCTCTCGCAGGGATTTTGCGCCGCGGGCGTGTGGTGGCTGCTGGCGCGCGAGTCGGGGCCGTTCCGGCTGGAACTCCGCAAGCTGCGCTGCGACTGGCTGCTGCTGCAGAACATCATCCGCATCGGTTTGCCGACGGGGATCCAGGCGACGATGTACTCGTTTTCCAACATCATCATTCAGGCGGTCACCAACAAGTTCGGCGTGGACGTGGTGGCGGCCTGGGCGACGCTGGGCAAGATCGACGCGCTCTACTGGATGGTGATGTCGGCGTTCGGCATGGCGCTGTCGACGTTCTCGGGACAGAACTTCGGGGCGCGGCAGTACGACCGCGTGATCCGCAGCATCCGCGTCTGCTCGCTGATGGCTTTCGTCGCCACGGGGATCATCGTGACGGCGTTCCTGTCGGGCGGGGAGTTCTGGTTTCGCATCTTTACCGACGATGCGCAGGTCATCGGCCAGGGGCTCATGCTGATGCGGCTGATGGTGCCGTGGTATTTTTCCTACGTGCCGGTGGAGACGATCTCCGGCGGTATTCGCGGCACGGGCGATTCGCTGGCTCCCACGGCGATCATGGCCGTCGGCGTGTGCGCGTTCCGGCTGGCCTGGATGTGGCTGGTGGTACCTTCGCACTGGGATATCCGCGTCGTGGCCTGGAGCTATCCGATCAGCTGGGCGCAGACGGCGGCGTTGTTCGCGCTCTACTATTTTTTCAGCGGCTGGATGAAGCGCAGCATCGCCCGGGCGGGGCACCTGCATGCGGCGGTGTGA
- a CDS encoding aspartate-semialdehyde dehydrogenase — protein sequence MKIAVVGATGEVGRTMIRVLEERGVRPETIRFFASPRSAGTELEFAGRRVAVEELTREWVPAGTFDYVIMSAGSELSKRFAPVAASRGAVVIDNSSCWRMDPEKLLVVPEINGDLLAGYRGIVANPNCSTIQMVLGLYKVHERFGLKTVVVSTYQAVSGAGRRGIDELLEQERGGSVCEKFAAPIHRNVVPQIDAFLDNGFTKEEMKMVDEPRKILRDGSIMCWPTTVRVPVLYGHSEAVFAETREPFGTIEDLLEVMREQEHVTVSDAPVVTPAVDAAGTDTTFVSRVRSFDDRHFLQWNVADNVRVGAATNAVRILLRHAALNGVR from the coding sequence ATGAAGATAGCTGTTGTCGGCGCGACGGGCGAAGTCGGGCGCACGATGATCCGCGTTCTGGAGGAGCGGGGCGTCCGCCCCGAGACGATCCGCTTTTTCGCCTCGCCTCGCAGCGCCGGGACGGAACTGGAGTTCGCCGGCCGCCGCGTGGCGGTTGAGGAATTGACGCGGGAATGGGTTCCCGCCGGAACGTTCGATTACGTGATCATGTCGGCGGGCTCGGAGCTGTCGAAGCGGTTCGCCCCCGTCGCCGCGTCGCGCGGCGCGGTGGTGATCGACAACAGCTCGTGCTGGCGCATGGATCCGGAAAAGCTGCTGGTCGTGCCGGAGATCAACGGCGACCTGCTCGCGGGCTACCGCGGCATCGTCGCCAATCCCAACTGTTCGACGATCCAGATGGTGCTGGGGCTGTACAAGGTGCACGAGCGCTTCGGCCTGAAAACGGTAGTGGTCAGCACCTACCAGGCCGTCAGCGGCGCCGGGCGGCGCGGCATCGACGAACTGCTGGAGCAGGAGCGCGGCGGCTCGGTCTGCGAAAAGTTCGCGGCGCCGATCCACCGCAACGTGGTGCCGCAGATCGACGCGTTTCTGGACAACGGCTTCACCAAGGAAGAGATGAAGATGGTCGACGAGCCGCGCAAGATCCTGCGCGACGGTTCGATCATGTGCTGGCCCACGACGGTGCGCGTGCCGGTGCTGTACGGCCACAGCGAAGCGGTCTTCGCGGAGACGCGCGAACCCTTCGGCACGATTGAGGATCTGCTTGAGGTGATGCGCGAACAGGAGCACGTCACCGTCAGCGACGCTCCCGTGGTCACGCCCGCGGTCGACGCCGCGGGAACGGACACGACGTTCGTCAGCCGCGTGCGCAGCTTCGACGACCGTCATTTCCTTCAGTGGAACGTGGCCGACAACGTGCGCGTGGGGGCGGCCACCAACGCCGTGCGCATCCTGCTCCGCCACGCGGCGCTGAACGGCGTGCGCTGA
- the dapA gene encoding 4-hydroxy-tetrahydrodipicolinate synthase: MFRGTGTALITPFRNGAVDFDALGELLDFQVENGVDALIVLGTTGEAATLTPAERDEVISFALRAVDGRIPVIIGTGTNNTATTVDLSRRAEELGADGVLVVTPFYNKPNQEGLYRHFRTVAESVRIPVILYNVPGRTGVNLLPETTLRLAQIENIVGVKEASGDQYQCDSLLRSLQVVRSDFRVWSGNDDQAFHLVCSGGDGVISVLSNVLPAQTAAMIGAALGGDVAAARRWHQKLLPLMKDLFNESNPIPVKFAAGELGLCRDELRLPLVPAGEKTRELVRADLLELGALEAD; this comes from the coding sequence ATGTTCAGAGGTACAGGCACCGCGCTGATCACGCCCTTCCGCAACGGAGCCGTCGACTTCGACGCGCTGGGCGAGCTCTTGGACTTTCAGGTGGAAAACGGCGTCGACGCGCTGATCGTGCTCGGCACCACGGGCGAGGCGGCGACGCTGACGCCCGCCGAGCGCGACGAGGTGATTTCCTTCGCGCTGCGCGCCGTGGACGGGCGAATTCCCGTCATCATCGGCACGGGCACGAACAACACGGCGACGACCGTCGATCTGTCGCGCCGCGCCGAGGAGCTGGGCGCCGACGGCGTACTGGTGGTGACGCCCTTTTACAACAAACCCAACCAGGAAGGGCTGTACCGGCACTTCCGCACCGTGGCCGAATCCGTGCGCATCCCCGTGATCCTCTACAACGTGCCCGGCCGCACGGGCGTGAACCTGCTGCCGGAGACGACGCTGCGCCTGGCGCAGATCGAGAACATCGTCGGCGTCAAAGAAGCCAGCGGCGACCAGTACCAGTGCGACAGCTTGCTCCGCTCGCTGCAGGTCGTGCGTTCCGACTTCCGTGTCTGGTCGGGCAACGACGACCAGGCCTTCCACCTCGTCTGCAGCGGCGGCGACGGCGTCATCTCCGTGCTGTCCAACGTGCTCCCCGCGCAAACCGCGGCGATGATCGGCGCGGCGCTCGGCGGCGACGTGGCGGCGGCGCGCCGCTGGCATCAAAAGCTGCTGCCGCTGATGAAGGATCTCTTCAACGAGTCCAACCCGATTCCCGTCAAGTTTGCCGCCGGCGAGCTGGGGCTGTGCCGCGACGAGCTGCGTCTGCCGCTGGTGCCCGCCGGCGAAAAAACGCGCGAACTGGTGCGCGCCGACCTGCTCGAGCTGGGCGCGCTGGAGGCCGACTGA